In Amycolatopsis sp. FBCC-B4732, the genomic stretch TGGTGCCGAGCTGCTTCTGGATCTTCGACACCGACGTCCGCATCTGGCCGCGCAGCTTGGCGTCCAGGTTGGACAGTGGCTCGTCCATCAGGAACGCCTTGGGGCTGCGGACGATCGCCCGGCCCATCGCGACGCGCTGGCGCTGGCCACCGGAGAGGTTGGCCGGCTTGCGGTCCAGGTGCGCGGTCAGGTCGAGGATCGTCGCCGCCTCTTCGACCTTCGCCCGCACCGTCTTGTCGTCCACCTTGGCCAGCCGCAGCGGGAAGGCCATGTTCTCCCGGACGCTCATGTGCGGGTAGAGCGCGTAGGACTGGAACACCATCGCGATGTCCCGGTCCTTCGGGGCCTTCTCGTTGACGCGCTTGCCGTCGATGCGCAGCTCGCCCGAGGAGATGTCCTCCAGGCCCGCCACCATGTTCAGCGTCGTCGACTTCCCGCAGCCGGACGGGCCGACCAGGATGATGAACTCGCCGTCGGCGATGGTGATGTCCACTTCGGACACGGCGAGGGCGCCGTCGGGGTACTTCTTCGACACCTTGTCGAGCACGATCTCTGCCATAGCGCTACCCCTTCACCGCACCGGACGTCAGCCCCGCCACGATGCGACGCTGGAAGAACAACACGAACACAATGATCGGGATGGTGATCACGACCGCGGCCGCGCTCACCTGGCCCGTCGGGTCCTCGAACTGCGAGGACCCGGTGAAGAACGACAGCGCGGCCGGCACCGTGCGCGACGCCGTGGTCGACGTCAGCGAGATGGCGAACAGGAAGTCGTTCCAGCAGAAGATGAACACCAGGATCGCGGTGGTGAACACGCCCGGCGCGGCCAGCGGCGCGATCACCTTCCGGAAGGCCTGGGCCGGCGTCGCGCCGTCCATCTTGGCCGCTTTTTCCAGCTCCCACGGGATTTCCCGGAAGAACGCCGACAGCGTGTAGATCGACAGCGGCAGCGCGAACGTGATGTAGGGCAGGATCAGCCCCGGCCACGTGTCGAACAGCGCCAGGTTCCGCTCGATGTTGAACAGCGGCGTCACCAGCGACACCTGCGGGAACATCGCGATCAGCAGCGAAAGCCCGACCAGCAGCTGCTTGCCGGGGAACTCCAGCCGCGCGATCGCGTACGCGGCCATCGTACCCAGCACCACCGCGATCACCGTCGAGATGATCGCGATGCCGATGGAGTTGACCAGCGCCAGCAGGAACTCCGACGTCTGGAAGATGTCCGCGTAGTTCTGCCAGGTCCACGACTGCGGGATGAACGACCCGTCGGTCAGCGTGTCCTTGGTCTTGAACGACAGCGAAACCACCCAGAGCACCGGCACCAGCGCGAACACCAGCACGAGGATGTCGACCAGGCCCCACCTGAGCTTGCGGCCCGTCGTGACGGTTCCCATCACCATCAGCGCTTACCCCCGTCGTCCGAACCCGGTGCGGCCGTGCCGAACACCTTGATGAAGATGAAGGCGATGATCGCCACGGTGATGAAGATCAGCACCGCCATCGTCGACCCGATCCCGAGGTTGAGCCCCTTGACCAGGTTGTTGTAGGTCTGCATGGAGACCGACCCGGTGTCCTGCGCGCCCGAGGTGAGCACGTAGATGTTGTCGAAGATGCGGAACGCGTCGAGCGTGCGGAACAGCAGCGCCACCAGGATCGCCGGCTTCATCACCGGCAGCATCACCTTCGTGAAGCGCTGCCACGCGCTCGCGCCGTCCATCGACGCGGCCTTGAGCAGGTCGTCCGGCACCAGGGCCAGGCCCGCCATCAGCAGCAGCGCCATGAACGGCGTGGTCTTCCACACCTCGGCGCCGATGATGATGAACAGCGACGGCCACTGCTCGGTGAGCGGTGCCGCGTCGGCGGCCAGCCAGTTCGCCAGGTAGCCCGTCTTCGGCGTCCACGCGTAGTACCACGAGAACGCCGCGACGACCGTGACGATGCCGTACGGGATCAGCGCGACCGTGCGCACGAGCCCGCGGCCGACGAGCGTCCGGTGCATCACCAGCGCCAGCGCCATGCCGAGGACGAACTCGATCGCCACCGACACGACGGTGAGGAACATCGTGGTGCCGAACGCCGTCCACCAGTACGAATTGGACAGCACGGCCCCGTAGTTGTCGAAGCCGACGAACTCCTGCTGCGCGGGGAACCTGAGGTCGTACCGCTGCAGCGACAGCCAGATCGAGTAGAGGATCGGGTAGCCGGTGACCGCGATCATCACGAAGAACGCGGGCGCGCACAGCCAGAGCCCGAGCCGCCGCTCGGCCCGCTTCCCCTCGGACAGGGCGGGTTTGCCCTTCTTGTGGGACACGGGTTCCTGGGCGGCGGTGGCCCCCGCCGTGGTCGGGTCCTGGACGGTCACGGGATCACTCCCTTCGACTGGAGCGCGTCGTTGAGCTGTTCGCGGAGCTTGTCCGCGGTGACCTTCGGGTCGATTTCCGCGGGCGGGGAAAGGACCTTCGACATCACCGTGGACAGGTTCTGGTAGGCCGGGGTCAGCGGCCGCACCGCGGAGTCCTTGATGGCGGCGATGATCGAGTCGCGCATCGGGTACTTGAGCGCCATGTTCGGGTTGTCGGCGCTCGCCGGCTTCGACGGGTCGAGCGGCGTGTCGTTGCGGTACACCGATTCGATGGTCGGCGGGACGCCGTCGTTGATCGCCGAGAACTTCTGGTTCTCCGCGTTGCGCAGGCACAGCGCCGCTTCGAACGCCTCGGGCTTGTGCGCCGACAGCGAGCTGACGCCGAGGTCGTAGCCACCGATCGTGGTCTTGGCCGGCGTGCCGGCCTTCGCCTCGGGGTAGACGGCCCACTTCATGTGCGAGACGTCCTGCGGCTTGTCCTTGGCGTAGGAGGCGTAGACGAACGGCCAGTTGAGCTCGAACGCGGCGTCACCGCGCTGGAACGCCTGCCGGACGTCGTCCTCCTTCGAGTTGGTCAGCGACGGGTCGGTGATGCCCGACGACGTGACCTCCTTGAGCAGGGCCAGCGCCTGCACGGCGCCGTCGT encodes the following:
- a CDS encoding carbohydrate ABC transporter permease codes for the protein MTVQDPTTAGATAAQEPVSHKKGKPALSEGKRAERRLGLWLCAPAFFVMIAVTGYPILYSIWLSLQRYDLRFPAQQEFVGFDNYGAVLSNSYWWTAFGTTMFLTVVSVAIEFVLGMALALVMHRTLVGRGLVRTVALIPYGIVTVVAAFSWYYAWTPKTGYLANWLAADAAPLTEQWPSLFIIIGAEVWKTTPFMALLLMAGLALVPDDLLKAASMDGASAWQRFTKVMLPVMKPAILVALLFRTLDAFRIFDNIYVLTSGAQDTGSVSMQTYNNLVKGLNLGIGSTMAVLIFITVAIIAFIFIKVFGTAAPGSDDGGKR
- a CDS encoding carbohydrate ABC transporter permease encodes the protein MVMGTVTTGRKLRWGLVDILVLVFALVPVLWVVSLSFKTKDTLTDGSFIPQSWTWQNYADIFQTSEFLLALVNSIGIAIISTVIAVVLGTMAAYAIARLEFPGKQLLVGLSLLIAMFPQVSLVTPLFNIERNLALFDTWPGLILPYITFALPLSIYTLSAFFREIPWELEKAAKMDGATPAQAFRKVIAPLAAPGVFTTAILVFIFCWNDFLFAISLTSTTASRTVPAALSFFTGSSQFEDPTGQVSAAAVVITIPIIVFVLFFQRRIVAGLTSGAVKG